A stretch of the Panicum virgatum strain AP13 chromosome 9N, P.virgatum_v5, whole genome shotgun sequence genome encodes the following:
- the LOC120692371 gene encoding uncharacterized protein LOC120692371, with protein sequence MARGERPAVVGGLVGPWLLIAVVLVHSSLLGSTVFTAVDAARTSPFVVTAPLPLPTAPAPSPADGVLGDSKRRVPTGANPLHNR encoded by the coding sequence ATGGCGCGGGGGGAGAGGCCGGCAGTGGTGGGCGGGCTGGTCGGCCCGTGGCTCCTCATCGCCGTCGTCCTCGTGCACTCCTCCTTGCTCGGCTCCACCGTCTTCACGGCCGTCGACGCCGCCCGAACCTCGCCGTTCGTGGTCACGGCCCCGCTCCCGCTGCCGACGGCTccggcgccgtcgcccgcgGACGGCGTGCTCGGGGACAGCAAGAGGAGAGTGCCCACCGGCGCCAACCCCTTGCACAACAGATGA